In Musa acuminata AAA Group cultivar baxijiao chromosome BXJ3-11, Cavendish_Baxijiao_AAA, whole genome shotgun sequence, one DNA window encodes the following:
- the LOC135586781 gene encoding transcription factor bHLH103-like yields MSDHQLRPGSSGSWWSAASLATPVPEVADLGGSFRWTTAADMDVFEAQLISNPQVSAPATVGFGLSSPSLEWSQPFFCSSSSNGGREDTSWGFHGLLQEEVISRPCVQRHSGIEDSTWSPLKTMNPSFMHDHRHHHVLSSNASCELPSSTLLPGLLEPDSRLQRSFHDHREQLQRSASARSPQFSNETCFWNPSAGDGSNLIVKTTAGVIRSSSSTMEKRNGSEPALKKARTETPSPLPTFKVRKEKLGDRITALQQLVSPFGKTDTASVLQEAIEYIKFLHDQVRVLSAPYLKNGHQMQQVKSLDSSKDSGEQNQDLRSRGLCLVPMSSTFAVANEIPTDLWTPPFIGTFR; encoded by the exons ATGTCGGATCATCAGCTCCGACCAGGCAGTTCTGGAAGCTGGTGGAGCGCCGCAAGCCTCGCCACGCCCGTCCCCGAGGTGGCTGACCTCGGTGGGAGCTTCAGATGGACGACCGCCGCTGACATGGACGTGTTCGAGGCCCAGTTGATCTCGAACCCCCAAGTCTCGGCTCCGGCGACGGTGGGTTTCGGCCTCTCGTCCCCTTCCCTCGAGTGGAGCCAGCCTTTCTT ttgcagcagcagcagcaatggtGGGAGAGAGGACACCAGCTGGGGCTTCCATGGCTTGCTCCAAGAGGAGGTCATCTCACGGCCATGCGTTCAGCGACACTCCGGGATCGAGGATTCTACTTGGAGTCCATTGAAGACCATGAACCCAAGCTTCATGCatgaccaccgccaccaccacgtcTTGAGCTCAAACGCGTCCTGCGAGCTACCTTCGTCGACGCTGTTACCAGGACTTCTCGAACCCGACAGCAGACTGCAAAGATCGTTTCACGACCATCGCGAACAGCTGCAGAGATCGGCATCCGCTCGATCGCCGCAGTTCTCCAACGAGACTTGCTTCTGGAATCCGTCCGCGGGCGACGGAAGTAATCTCATCGTCAAG ACGACTGCCGGAGTTATTAGGAGCTCGAGCTCAACCATGGAGAAGAGAAACGGCAGCGAGCCAGCACTCAAGAAGGCAAGGACAGAGACACCATCGCCATTGCCAACTTTTAAG GTCAGGAAGGAGAAGCTAGGCGACAGAATCACTGCACTTCAACAACTGGTCTCGCCATTTGGAAAG ACCGATACTGCTTCGGTGCTGCAAGAGGCCATCGAATACATCAAGTTCCTCCACGATCAAGTCCGC GTTCTGAGTGCGCCGTATCTGAAGAATGGCCATCAAATGCAGCAAGTGAAG AGCCTGGACTCATCGAAGGATTCTGGAGAACAGAATCAAGACCTCAGAAGCCGAGGGCTGTGCCTCGTTCCCATGTCGAGCACATTTGCTGTAGCTAACGAGATCCCTACTGATCTCTGGACCCCTCCCTTCATAGGAACCTTTAGGTAG